ACAAGATCATGAATGGCAACATCATCATAATCATGAATCCTGACAAGATTTTTCCCGGTTGGAATCACCAGGTTTCCTGATTTGTCATAAAATCGATACCCTAAAGCAGCAGCCATCCCTGTTCCTCCGTCATTAGTGGCACTGCCTCCCAGGCAGACAATAATTTCCTCACACCCGTTTCTGAAAGCATCCAGCATGAGTTCTCCGGTTCCGTATGTTGTGGTATACAGGCAGTTCCGTTCTTTTTCTTTCAGCAATGTGAGCCCTGATGCTGCCGACATTTCGATATATGCCCTTTTACCTTCCTTATCAGTTCCATACCTTGCTGTAATTTTGCGAAAAAGCGGATCGTTGACAACTGCTGAGCGATAAATTCCCTGGCTGTGCCGAACCAGAATATCCACCGTTCCTTCTCCTCCGTCGGCCATAGGAAAAAGAATAGCATTGCCACGAAACCCTCCGGCGGTGAGTCCATCCAGTATGGTTTCCGCTACCTCTCCCGCATCGAGTGAACCTTTAAATTTATCGGGTGCAATCAAAATCCGCATACCCGGAAACATAATTTTGTCTTAAATTTAGTGTTTTCTTCAATACTCTCCGATTATGCTGTCAATAATCCGCCCTACACTGATCCTTGATGAAGAACGTGTGCGGGAAAACATCGAACGCATGGCCCGGAAGGCAAAACACAATGCAATTGGTTTCCGCCCGCATTTCAAAACCCACCAGAGTGCTGAAATAGGTGGCTGGTTTCGTGATTACGGCGTAAAAAAGATTACCGTCTCATCCTTTCAGATGGCATGCTATTTTGCCGAATCCGGCTGGGATGATATAACCATAGCCTTCCCGGTAAACGTTTGTGAACTGGACCAGATGCAGAATCTTGCTTCCACAGTACATCTCAACCTGCTGGTTTCTTCCTCAGAAACGGCTGATATACTTGCGCGGGATATAAAAACAGATATCGGTATATTCATTGAAATTGATACAGGATATAAACGCAGCGGAATCGATATCAATGACATGGCTTCCCTGGAAAAAATTCTTGTTCGATTGGGCAAAAACAAACATCTTCATTTTGAAGGTTTTCTGACCCACACAGGGCAAACTTATCTGGCGGCCGGACCTGATCAGATCCGGAGCATTTCGACAGAAACATTTGCACAGCTTGCGAAGCTGAAGGAATATTTTCATTCAGCCTATCCGCATGCGATTGTTTCGGTGGGCGACACACCCGGTTGCTCTGTAATGGACAATTTTACCGGTATTGATGAAATCAGGCCGGGAAATTTTGTTTTCTATGACCTCATGCAACTGCAACTGGGCGCCTGCCGGCCCGAGGAGGTGGCTGTTGCCATGGCCTGTCCGGTGGTTGCTGTGTACCCCGAAAGGAACGAAATCATAATTTACGGTGGCGCTATCCATTTCTCGAAAGAATATATAACGCTTCCGGGAAAGGGATCCATTTTCGGAATGCTGGTATATTTCAGGAACGGCAAATTCTCTGAACCTGACCCGGATATATGGATCAGCAAGCTGTCACAGGAACACGGTACGGTGAAAACGGTTCCTCACCAGGCCGCACATTTTTCCGTAGGAGATATTTTGTTTTTTATACCCGTTCACTCCTGCCTTACGGCCCATCTTATGCGCGACTACCAAACCCTGTCAGGCGAAATCATTCAGACCATGAACAGCTGATCTGAAATGGCGATATAATTAAAGAAAGTTGCGCGAACTTTTTTCGCTTTTGCCGATGATTTCCTATATTGCACTGGAAAATTGCATGCATATGGATAATTCACGTCGTTCATTTCTCAAAACAGCAGGAGCAGGAAGCCTGGCTGTTATTTCGGCAACTGGAGCTGTTCTGGCATCCTGTAACTCGGAAAGCAGGAAAAAACCGGCGAATAATTCCGAACAGCTTGTCCTTAACCTTTCCTGCCAGGAAGGGGTGGCACCCGGAGAAACCCTCACCGAAAAGCTCGATTTTCTTGAAGCCAATGGTTTTACAGGCCTTGAACCCTGGGGAGGCGGAATCACAAAACGGGTAGATGAACTGAAACAGGCTCTGTCCGGAAGAAATATTAAAATCAGCGTAATTTGCGCAGGTTTTGAAGGATATCTGATTGCCGACAAACCGGAACCCCGCGAAAAAGCAATGAAAAGTATCCGGGAAATTCTTACTGCCGCCGGCGAACTGGGCGCCTATGGTGTAATTGTGGTTCCTGCTTTCAACAATCAGCCTTCTCTTCCCTTTGTCGAAAGCCGTGAACTGCTGGTAAATCAGCTGAAGGAACTGGGCGAACATGCCGCTGCCAACCATACCCGAATCATCCTTGAACCTCTGAACAGAAAAGAAGCATGGTTTCTCAGGCTGGTAGCCGATGCCGCCGCCATTTGCCGCGATGTTGACAGCCCCGGTGTAGGATGCATGGGCGATTTCTGGCATATGACATGGGAAGAAACCAGCGATATGGGCGCCTTCCTCTCGGCCGGCAACTATCTTACCCATGTTCATATTGCCAGC
This DNA window, taken from Bacteroidales bacterium, encodes the following:
- a CDS encoding alanine racemase gives rise to the protein MLSIIRPTLILDEERVRENIERMARKAKHNAIGFRPHFKTHQSAEIGGWFRDYGVKKITVSSFQMACYFAESGWDDITIAFPVNVCELDQMQNLASTVHLNLLVSSSETADILARDIKTDIGIFIEIDTGYKRSGIDINDMASLEKILVRLGKNKHLHFEGFLTHTGQTYLAAGPDQIRSISTETFAQLAKLKEYFHSAYPHAIVSVGDTPGCSVMDNFTGIDEIRPGNFVFYDLMQLQLGACRPEEVAVAMACPVVAVYPERNEIIIYGGAIHFSKEYITLPGKGSIFGMLVYFRNGKFSEPDPDIWISKLSQEHGTVKTVPHQAAHFSVGDILFFIPVHSCLTAHLMRDYQTLSGEIIQTMNS
- a CDS encoding sugar phosphate isomerase/epimerase — encoded protein: MDNSRRSFLKTAGAGSLAVISATGAVLASCNSESRKKPANNSEQLVLNLSCQEGVAPGETLTEKLDFLEANGFTGLEPWGGGITKRVDELKQALSGRNIKISVICAGFEGYLIADKPEPREKAMKSIREILTAAGELGAYGVIVVPAFNNQPSLPFVESRELLVNQLKELGEHAAANHTRIILEPLNRKEAWFLRLVADAAAICRDVDSPGVGCMGDFWHMTWEETSDMGAFLSAGNYLTHVHIASRQTRNFPGEDPNDNYVEGFKGLKYIKYKNFVSFECGSKGDKKITIPAAVRLLKEQWDQA